The DNA region TAGTCTTGGGGCCCAGCCTAAAGCCAAAGCGGCAAGTCCCGTAAAGAATAACACGGAAGGGAAGAAGTTATAACCAGCCACGAAAAAATCCCGCATATTCATGGACGAGCGGTCACCCATGGCAGAAATGGCCGTCCCGCCTAGACCGCTAGAAGCGAGCAAAATGCCAACGATTCCAGCGACGATGGCCAAAATGACACTCGTCCAATAGAGCTGAGCTCGCGTCACTTTGGTAGCATAAAGCTGACTTAAATGCAGCCGCGTTTCTTCCGAGAACAGTTTGTTCACGATCGCAATCGGCAAAATGGAAACCATTCCGATCATGACCATCATAATGGTCCCGGTGAAGGATTCTTCGATGGAAACGCCGGATATCGTAAACATTTGACTCATGACTTCATTGCTTTCAAGGAAAGCCTGCATATCTCCATAAATCGAACCATAGGCCGCTCCCATGATAACGAAGGCAATCAACCAGCTGATCATTACGCCTTTATTCAGCTTGGCAAACAGACCGGGTACGGACAGTAATGATTTTTTTGCCGACTCCCGCCCTTCACGCTCTGGCAAATAACCGGCCCCCATATCTCGGCCGTCTTCAAGGGCAAACGCGATGATCACGGCAATGACGCTGAAGACTACGGCCAAAATGAGAGGGAACCAATTGTTATCCGTAAAAGGATAGGTCAGATATGTCCAACCCATAGGATTGATCATAGAAAAATCAACATTCGACACATCCGTTCCGGCACGGAAGATGTAAAGCAAGCCTACAATTCCGAGCGATGAACCGGTTGCCCCGGAGGAGGTCGGCATCAATTGCGCCATAACCAAAGCGATCACGGCTCCCAGGATCCCGGCCATCCCGATGGATGCGCCAAACAAAAAGGATCCTTCGGCCGAAATCGTATCTACGCCATAGCTGGTCATGACTCCACCAATCACAAGCGCCAATAGAATATTAATCATAACGACTTCGGCGATCACCGCAAGCGAATTGGCTTGACGACCAACTTGAAAAGAGCGTACGAGTTCAGTAAGCCCGAGATCTTCTTCTTTGCGAGTATGGCTTACCACATGCAAAGCAGCGATGATCATTGCAAACAAACCGCAGAATAACAACATTTCGTGCGCATACATCGCACCTAATGTGTAATCCGCTCCCGTCTCAACCGGTGTCGGACCAACCATGGAAATCATGGCAGGATTTTGCAAGGTTTCATACATTCCCTGTGAACCTTGCCCTTTGCCGATTTCTACAAAAGCCGGGACAAATCCGGCAGAAAACAAGCCTAAGCCTAAAACCCAGATGATGATTTTTTTCCAATCACGTTTCAAATATTGGGCGAGTAGTATACGCGAACGCGCAAATTTTTCTTGCATTTTAGTCTCCTCCGTTTCCGCTCTTAGACTTCATAATGACGCATGAATAAGTCTTCCAGCGTAGGCGGCACGGATTCAAACTTCTTGACGCCCAATTTTGCCGCTTCGGACAAAATATCGTTGATAAACTCGTTATCCGCAGAGAATGTCGCTTGATTGCCGGATTGCTTGAAATCATGGACACCGTTCACGGATGCCATTTTAGCGACATTGCCTTGCGTTACCATAGTTACTGTAGAACGGGTTAAGTGACGAAGCTCATCCAATGTCCCGGTTTCAACCACTTTGCCTTGGCGAATGATAACCACTTTATCGGCCAGTCGTTCCACTTCGCTTAAAATATGGGAGGACAGTAAGATGGCTTTTCCTGCAAGCTTGATTTTTTCGACTTCATCCTGGAAGACGGCTTCCATCAAAGGATCAAGGCCGGAAGTCGGTTCATCGAAAATATACAGATCAGAGTCAACGGATAAAGCCGCGATCAAGCCGACCTTTTGCCGATTTCCTTTGGAATAGCCCTTGGCCTTCTTCTTAGGATCCAATTCAAACCGTTTAATCAAATAGTCGCGTTTATTTTTGTCTCCACCGCCATGCAATTTCATAAATAAATCAATGATTTCGCCGCCTGTTAAGCTGCCCCAAAGCGCCACATCCCCAGGAACATAAGAAAGTCGTTTGTGAATCTCAAGGCTGTCCTTCCATACATCCTTGCCAAAGATCTTCGCATCCCCGGCATCCCGATGGATGATCCCGAGGAGTGTACGAATCGTTGTGGATTTCCCCGCCCCGTTCGGCCCGATAAAGCCGACAACTTCCCCGGCATCTACCGTAAATGAAACGTCATGCAACGCCTTGAATTTCCCGAAGCTTTTTTGCAGGCCTTGCACTTTCACAATGTTTGTCATAGCACTAAAACTCCTTCATAACCAGTTTTAGTAACGTGCTTTCCAGTTTAATACAAAGCTTCAATCTCATAATTAGCGAACTATATTATTAATATTAGTTCGTATTTATATGATAATCGCCTTGTTTTAAACCAAAGTTCATTTACAGTTTCAGTTATACACCCGAATTTCCGCATAGTCAATGCAAAAAAACATAAGTTTAGAACTCATATTTGTTTGATCATTCATAATTTCGCTATATAATAAATAGGAAGGGAAAATACGAACTAAATCTTCCTTAAAATTTTTTTTAGTCATAATCGTCAGAAAGCAGGAATAAGGAATGAATGGTTTTGAAAAGAGGACACAAGCGAAGAAATATCAAGTTCTGGAGGCAACTTTTAACTTGATAAATACTGAAGTCGGCATCGAAAATGTAACGGTGGATGAGATTGCTAGACATGCCAATGTCGGTAAAACGACAATCTTCAAGTATTTTGGGAGCAAAGAAAACCTGATCCATGAGGTGTTTAAGTATTTTATAACTCAAATGGGGGATGAGGCCCGAAAAATTATGGCCGAAAATAAACCGTTCGAAGAAACGATCATTGCCATGAGTCAGATGAAAATTCACTTTCTGGAGAAGATCAACAAGCAGTTTTATTTGGATTTAATGGATTATTTTACAAAGAAGGACGATGACGGATTATCATTGATGATGCAGGAGCACGTTAAGGAGAGCTACAGTCTCATGTTGGATTTGTTTCACCGCGGTCGTAAAGAAGGGAAGGTCGATCTGAAATATTCGGATGAGTTTCTGCTGATTTATTTCCAGGCCCTGGTTGAAGGGATCTCCAGCCCGCATATCTACTCGAAGATAATGCCCTATACCGCCCAATGGACGGAATTGCTGATAAAAGGGGTTGCGCCAAGCAAATAAAGCAATCAGTGAACGTTCGGATAGTATATAGCATAAGGTGAAGTTTAAAAAGTCAAGGGGATGATTACTGTGGAAGAAGTACGAACCAACTCAGATTCAGCAGAGGAAGCGGTGACCCAGTGGATCAGGAGTAATGCTTACGCTATCGCCACAATTGATCCCCAGGCTCCTTACACTGATTTAGAGCCCTTAGCCAATATCTTTCGCAACAGTACTGTCATCGGGATTGGAGAGTCGACTCGCGGTGCCCGAAGCGCTCACCAGATATATCTCATTAAGGACCGACTTACGAGATTTCTTGTTGAATATCTAGGATTCCGTACGCTCTTTCTGGAAACGGACTGGACTGTAGGTATGCAGCTTAATGAGTACTTGCGTACAGGCAAGGGGGACCCAGAAGCTTTGCTTACTGCAGCTTGGGGCCCTTTACAGACAGAAGAGGTTCTCGATGCTCTATGTTGGATGCGCTCCTATAATGTACAGAACCCGGACGATACCATTCGAGTTTTTGGTGGGTACTTCGGTGCAGGGCATGTTCAGGTATTCGACGAAGTAGCTAACTATGTGCGTATAAATGCGCCGGAACAGCTGGATGAGCTAGAGACTCATTATTTGTTTCTTCGTCCCTCGGGTGAAATAGACAAGCATGTCGAGTGGTACTCCAGCCAGCTAAATAAACAGCCATTCATTGATCACGCACGACTGGCCTACCAGCTCATTGCCAAGCTCCCGAGAAATGACGGGCACGAATTGGCGCTTCAACACTCTCGTTTCATCTTAGGCTTCTATGAGTACGAGGGCTTTGAGAGCCTTGACCTCGATCATCGAATGGCAAATAACATGATTTGGTGGCAGGAGAACACAAGTGACAAAGTGGTTTATTGGGGAGGGATTGCACATACAGCCAAAGACAGTCTCCTCGCGACGGGGCGCAGTGCTGGAAGCTATCTGCATGAATACTTTGGATCGGGTTACACATCTCTGGGCGTAACCTTCCATCACGGATTGGGTGCAGACTACATTCCTGAACCGTCGGCAGAGTTTGCAGAAGCAGTCCTGGGAGAAGTCGATTTGGATTCTTACCTCCTGAATCTGAATGCTACTCAACCGGACACAGTCCGAGCATGGCTCAACACACCAACCAAAATACGGGTGATTGGTCCTTATTACGACCCGGAGAAAGATTCAACATTTCACATGGTTGGGCCTCTCGCCAAATGGTTTGATATCATCATTCATTTTCAGGAGATTACAGCAGCTCGCAACTTGTTTTGATGTAAGGCGGTGATTGGAATGAGAATATTGATAGCTGGTTATGGTCTGGACCCTAATGGTTTCATAGTAAGCGATGTT from Paenibacillus ihbetae includes:
- a CDS encoding ABC transporter permease, which codes for MQEKFARSRILLAQYLKRDWKKIIIWVLGLGLFSAGFVPAFVEIGKGQGSQGMYETLQNPAMISMVGPTPVETGADYTLGAMYAHEMLLFCGLFAMIIAALHVVSHTRKEEDLGLTELVRSFQVGRQANSLAVIAEVVMINILLALVIGGVMTSYGVDTISAEGSFLFGASIGMAGILGAVIALVMAQLMPTSSGATGSSLGIVGLLYIFRAGTDVSNVDFSMINPMGWTYLTYPFTDNNWFPLILAVVFSVIAVIIAFALEDGRDMGAGYLPEREGRESAKKSLLSVPGLFAKLNKGVMISWLIAFVIMGAAYGSIYGDMQAFLESNEVMSQMFTISGVSIEESFTGTIMMVMIGMVSILPIAIVNKLFSEETRLHLSQLYATKVTRAQLYWTSVILAIVAGIVGILLASSGLGGTAISAMGDRSSMNMRDFFVAGYNFFPSVLFFTGLAALALGWAPRLGKAVYGYLGYSFALNYFGGILDLPKWFAKTAVQSWIPRMPVDPFDPATFITISVISVALMVMGYMGYRKRDMVEGA
- a CDS encoding ABC transporter ATP-binding protein, with the protein product MTNIVKVQGLQKSFGKFKALHDVSFTVDAGEVVGFIGPNGAGKSTTIRTLLGIIHRDAGDAKIFGKDVWKDSLEIHKRLSYVPGDVALWGSLTGGEIIDLFMKLHGGGDKNKRDYLIKRFELDPKKKAKGYSKGNRQKVGLIAALSVDSDLYIFDEPTSGLDPLMEAVFQDEVEKIKLAGKAILLSSHILSEVERLADKVVIIRQGKVVETGTLDELRHLTRSTVTMVTQGNVAKMASVNGVHDFKQSGNQATFSADNEFINDILSEAAKLGVKKFESVPPTLEDLFMRHYEV
- a CDS encoding TetR/AcrR family transcriptional regulator — protein: MNGFEKRTQAKKYQVLEATFNLINTEVGIENVTVDEIARHANVGKTTIFKYFGSKENLIHEVFKYFITQMGDEARKIMAENKPFEETIIAMSQMKIHFLEKINKQFYLDLMDYFTKKDDDGLSLMMQEHVKESYSLMLDLFHRGRKEGKVDLKYSDEFLLIYFQALVEGISSPHIYSKIMPYTAQWTELLIKGVAPSK
- a CDS encoding erythromycin esterase family protein — encoded protein: MEEVRTNSDSAEEAVTQWIRSNAYAIATIDPQAPYTDLEPLANIFRNSTVIGIGESTRGARSAHQIYLIKDRLTRFLVEYLGFRTLFLETDWTVGMQLNEYLRTGKGDPEALLTAAWGPLQTEEVLDALCWMRSYNVQNPDDTIRVFGGYFGAGHVQVFDEVANYVRINAPEQLDELETHYLFLRPSGEIDKHVEWYSSQLNKQPFIDHARLAYQLIAKLPRNDGHELALQHSRFILGFYEYEGFESLDLDHRMANNMIWWQENTSDKVVYWGGIAHTAKDSLLATGRSAGSYLHEYFGSGYTSLGVTFHHGLGADYIPEPSAEFAEAVLGEVDLDSYLLNLNATQPDTVRAWLNTPTKIRVIGPYYDPEKDSTFHMVGPLAKWFDIIIHFQEITAARNLF